The following are from one region of the Aspergillus luchuensis IFO 4308 DNA, chromosome 4, nearly complete sequence genome:
- a CDS encoding cytochrome and DOMON domain-containing protein (COG:S;~EggNog:ENOG410PN1X;~InterPro:IPR038697,IPR006593,IPR005018,IPR015920;~PFAM:PF16010;~SECRETED:SignalP(1-16);~TransMembrane:3 (n3-11c16/17o257-279i300-319o331-350i)) translates to MKWLNLLPIALGLAHASIISFSPPTNPDIIYSLTIPNTTTLSTPGPIYIQITAPTSIQWVGLGQGAQMTGANMFLLYTSSSTKITLSPRSGLGHFEPQYTSNTQITMLPGTGISTINSTTAALTNSSSPSDNTRTTMTANFRCDNCLTWQDGTGTMNPKDTNFPFIWAYRAGVPINSASMDADISIHDDMGGIQVDLTRAGMPPQPNNTTSPDSSSSSSSNTTNPFANYNPLTDSIPAQSTTNPSTTSSPLPNLTKMTHILITHATLMGLSFVLFYPLSALLMPLPISLPISKFRLHMPLQFFTMLMTLAGFGCGIYLAYETGQLRTAHPILGIIVVGVLVLFQPAMGWLQHFGYVRTGGRTVWGLCHRWLGRGVIVVGGG, encoded by the coding sequence ACACCACGACGCTCTCCACCCCAGGCCCGATCTACATCCAAATCACGGCCCCAACCTCCATCCAATGGGTCGGCCTAGGCCAAGGCGCCCAAATGACCGGCGCGAACATGTTCCTCCTATACACTTCCTCGTCAACCAAAATCACACTCTCCCCGCGCTCCGGCCTCGGCCACTTCGAACCCCAATACACAAGCAACACCCAAATCACCATGCTCCCAGGCACCggcatctccaccatcaactccaccaccgccgccctcACCAACAGCAGCTCCCCCTCCGACAACACCAGAACAACCATGACAGCCAACTTCCGCTGCGACAACTGTCTCACCTGGCAAGACGGCACCGGTACCATGAACCCCAAGGACACCAACTTCCCCTTCATCTGGGCCTACCGCGCCGGCGTACCCATCAACTCCGCCTCCATGGACGCCGACATCTCCATCCACGACGACATGGGCGGTATCCAAGTCGATCTCACTCGGGCCGGTATGCCCCCTcaacccaacaacaccacatccccagatagtagcagcagcagtagtagcaacACCACAAACCCCTTCGCCAACTACAACCCCCTCACTGACTCCATCCCCGCCCAATCCacaaccaacccatccacaacttcctccccgcTCCCCAACCTCACCAAAATGACccatatcctcatcacccaCGCAACCCTCATGGGCCTCTCCTTCGTGCTCTTCTACCCGCTCTCGGCCCTGCTCATGCCCCTGcctatctccctccccatctccaaaTTCAGACTGCATATGCCTCTCCAGTTCTTCACTATGCTCATGACCCTTGCGGGCTTCGGATGCGGGATCTACCTTGCCTATGAGACGGGGCAGTTGCGCACGGCGCACCCGATCCTGGGCATTATTGTCGTcggggtgctggtgctgtttcAGCCCGCCATGGGCTGGTTGCAGCATTTTGGGTATGTGAGGACGGGGGGTAGGACGGTGTGGGGGCTTTGTCATCGGTGGCTTGGTAGGGGGGTTATTgtggtggggggtggttAA